The following are encoded in a window of Pseudomonas sp. JQ170C genomic DNA:
- a CDS encoding fumarylacetoacetate hydrolase family protein — protein MRYVYFNHQGRPTLGVRTEQGVKVLGEQTLEALLADGVDLTTYGARAQGPVVEIGEQDYLPLMRKPGKIVCVGLNYADHTKESPYAQPDYPTLFPRFNTSLTAHNQPLVRPRISDTLDYEGEMAVVLKSGGRHIPKDQALACVAGYALFNEASVRDYQFKSPQWTVGKNFDDTGAFGPDLVTADELPAGGKGLLLQTRVNGKVVQSANTTDMLFDVATIIATLSEAVTLEAGDVIVSGTPAGVGFGMNPKVYLKAGDVVEVSIEGIGSLVNPVVDEA, from the coding sequence ATGCGCTATGTCTACTTCAACCACCAGGGCCGCCCGACACTGGGTGTACGTACCGAGCAAGGGGTCAAGGTGCTGGGCGAGCAAACCCTCGAAGCCCTGCTGGCCGACGGTGTCGACCTCACCACCTACGGGGCCCGTGCCCAGGGGCCGGTGGTGGAGATTGGCGAGCAGGACTACCTGCCCCTGATGCGCAAGCCCGGCAAAATCGTCTGCGTGGGCCTTAACTACGCAGACCACACCAAAGAATCGCCCTACGCCCAACCCGATTACCCCACGCTGTTCCCGCGCTTCAACACCAGCCTGACGGCCCACAATCAGCCGTTGGTGCGCCCACGCATTTCCGACACCCTGGACTACGAAGGCGAAATGGCCGTGGTGCTCAAAAGTGGCGGTCGACACATTCCCAAGGACCAGGCGCTGGCCTGCGTCGCCGGCTATGCCCTGTTCAACGAGGCGTCGGTGCGTGACTACCAGTTCAAGTCGCCGCAGTGGACCGTGGGCAAGAACTTCGACGACACCGGTGCCTTCGGCCCCGACCTGGTCACGGCCGATGAGCTGCCGGCCGGTGGCAAGGGCCTGCTGCTGCAGACCCGGGTGAACGGCAAGGTGGTGCAGTCGGCCAACACCACCGACATGCTCTTCGATGTCGCCACCATCATTGCCACCTTGAGCGAAGCGGTGACCCTCGAAGCCGGTGACGTGATCGTCAGTGGCACGCCGGCCGGGGTTGGCTTTGGCATGAACCCGAAGGTCTACCTCAAGGCGGGCGACGTGGTCGAAGTGTCTATCGAAGGCATTGGCAGCCTGGTCAACCCGGTGGTCGACGAAGCCTGA